A genomic region of Gemmata massiliana contains the following coding sequences:
- a CDS encoding asparagine synthase C-terminal domain-containing protein encodes MHRTLPLSRVIDLTDATGNRVYNMTIDEARELVASGDAGAVGRIEGEFALIGQRGRTIFFARTIGRLLRYFIAKWHDGPILIVADRIDAIRDQLNELGLGDQFHPSYTRMVPAHHLMRLELVGCPDPSPTCDRFFAPTQNSLPADPTAIGERYIGAAYNEIVRWLDRVPAREPIGVCFSGGIDSGSVFLLTYHALLRRGDSPSRLKTFTLEVDGGSPDLDQAREFLSRLGLELFLEPISVRSADVKIEDAIRVIEDYKPLDVQSAAMALAMCRGIRARYPEWKYLLDGDGGDENLKDYPIEDNPELTIRSVLNNLMLYQEGWGVQAIKHSLTYSGGQSRGYARTYAPLAVTGFTGLSPFVCPSVIEVAEGIPFIELTSWDHEKLYALKGQVVAAGVKAITGLDMPVFPKRRFQHGATTKPKDLFPTSPAAYRRIFQRVYDAGAALHG; translated from the coding sequence ATGCACCGCACTCTCCCCCTCTCTCGGGTCATCGACCTGACCGACGCTACCGGTAACCGCGTCTACAACATGACGATCGACGAGGCGCGCGAACTCGTCGCCAGCGGGGACGCGGGCGCGGTCGGGCGCATCGAGGGCGAGTTCGCCCTGATCGGCCAGCGCGGGCGCACGATCTTCTTCGCCCGCACCATCGGCCGGTTGCTGCGATACTTCATCGCCAAGTGGCACGACGGCCCGATTCTCATCGTCGCCGACCGGATCGACGCCATCCGCGACCAGTTGAACGAGCTGGGCCTTGGGGACCAGTTCCACCCGTCCTACACCCGCATGGTGCCCGCGCACCACCTTATGCGGCTCGAGCTCGTCGGGTGCCCCGACCCGAGCCCCACGTGCGACCGCTTCTTCGCCCCGACGCAGAACTCACTCCCCGCGGACCCGACCGCCATCGGCGAGCGATACATCGGCGCGGCCTACAACGAGATCGTCCGCTGGCTGGACCGCGTGCCGGCGCGGGAACCGATCGGCGTCTGCTTCTCCGGCGGGATCGATAGCGGCTCGGTCTTCCTGCTCACCTACCACGCGCTGCTCCGGCGCGGCGACAGCCCGTCCCGCCTCAAAACGTTCACGCTCGAAGTGGACGGCGGTAGCCCGGACCTGGACCAAGCTCGCGAGTTCCTGAGTCGCCTCGGATTGGAACTGTTCCTCGAACCGATCTCGGTCCGCTCCGCCGACGTAAAAATCGAAGACGCGATCCGGGTGATCGAGGACTACAAGCCGCTCGACGTGCAGTCCGCGGCGATGGCCCTGGCGATGTGCCGCGGCATCCGGGCGCGGTACCCGGAATGGAAGTACCTGCTCGACGGCGACGGGGGCGACGAGAACCTGAAGGACTACCCGATCGAGGACAACCCGGAACTGACCATCCGGAGCGTGCTGAACAACCTGATGCTGTACCAGGAAGGGTGGGGCGTCCAGGCGATCAAGCACTCGCTAACGTACTCCGGCGGACAGAGCCGCGGGTACGCCCGGACCTACGCCCCGCTCGCGGTCACGGGCTTCACGGGCCTCAGTCCCTTCGTGTGCCCCTCGGTGATTGAAGTGGCGGAGGGGATTCCGTTCATCGAACTGACGAGTTGGGACCACGAAAAGCTCTACGCACTGAAGGGCCAAGTCGTTGCGGCGGGCGTCAAGGCGATAACCGGGTTGGACATGCCGGTATTCCCGAAGCGCCGGTTCCAGCACGGCGCAACGACCAAGCCCAAGGATCTGTTCCCCACGAGCCCGGCCGCGTACCGCCGGATCTTCCAGAGGGTCTATGACGCCGGTGCCGCTCTTCACGGATGA
- a CDS encoding radical SAM protein produces the protein MTPVPLFTDDWVLARRPARNSLAADRPYAWLVEPEPAADGRLVDVATLFLTNRECPFRCVMCDLWKNTLPESVGVGQIPEQIRWALAQLPPSQHLKLYNAGSFFDPRAIPPEDYPEIVRLAAPFERVIVECHPKTIGTRCESFHAMLTKQGVKLEVALGLETVHPEVLLRLNKRMTTDDFAQAAHALRAAGIAVRAFIMVRPPFLTEDEGLEWAKRSIDFAFAHGVECCSLIPTRDGNGAMEELARAGHFAPPALETLERALEYGLALRAGRVFLDLWDIAKVSPGAPDRAARVARLARMNLSQHLEP, from the coding sequence ATGACGCCGGTGCCGCTCTTCACGGATGACTGGGTGCTGGCCCGCCGCCCGGCCCGGAACTCACTGGCCGCGGACCGCCCGTATGCCTGGCTCGTCGAACCCGAACCGGCGGCCGACGGGCGCCTCGTGGACGTCGCGACCCTGTTCCTGACCAATCGCGAGTGCCCGTTCCGCTGCGTGATGTGCGATTTGTGGAAGAACACGCTCCCGGAATCGGTCGGTGTCGGCCAGATCCCCGAACAGATCCGTTGGGCACTGGCGCAACTGCCGCCGTCCCAACACCTTAAGCTCTACAACGCCGGGAGCTTCTTCGATCCGCGTGCGATCCCGCCGGAGGATTATCCCGAAATTGTCCGGCTCGCGGCCCCGTTCGAGCGCGTCATTGTCGAGTGTCACCCCAAAACGATCGGCACGCGCTGTGAATCGTTCCACGCCATGCTCACGAAACAAGGGGTGAAGTTGGAAGTCGCCCTCGGGTTGGAAACGGTCCACCCCGAAGTGCTGCTCCGGCTGAACAAGCGGATGACCACGGATGACTTCGCACAAGCCGCACACGCACTACGGGCCGCGGGGATCGCGGTGCGCGCGTTTATCATGGTGCGCCCGCCGTTCCTCACCGAAGACGAGGGGCTGGAGTGGGCCAAGCGGTCGATCGATTTCGCGTTCGCGCACGGGGTGGAATGCTGTAGTCTGATACCCACGCGCGACGGCAACGGGGCAATGGAAGAACTCGCACGGGCCGGGCACTTCGCCCCGCCCGCCCTGGAAACGCTCGAACGCGCCCTGGAGTACGGTCTCGCGCTGCGCGCGGGGCGTGTGTTTCTCGATTTGTGGGACATTGCCAAAGTTTCTCCCGGTGCGCCCGATCGCGCCGCGCGGGTGGCCCGACTCGCCCGAATGAACCTATCTCAACACCTCGAGCCCTGA
- a CDS encoding NAD(P)/FAD-dependent oxidoreductase, producing the protein MTRFDCDLAILGSGFGGTLLAIIAQKLGHSVVLLERGRHPRFAIGESSTPLADFKLADIANRFGLDWLRPFAKYGPWKATNPHLPCGLKRGFSFFRHERGQPFTPRDDNANTLIVAASPNDETADTHWFRADFDSHLVDRAVEAGVPYLDNLETHAVRHDSRGWELDGTRGDETVAVRAEMLIDATGTGQVVAGALGIAPVDPAHLRVKSRALYSHFTGVAPWQSVLEEQYGTAATATHPFPCDAAALHQIIDNGWMWVLRFENGITSAGFSLDPGAHPIVPGESPEAEWSRLLNTYPSLARQFARAVPVRPFVRTGRLQRRLSQAAGPDWALLPHGAGFLDAWLSPGIAQTLFAVNRLGRILAEERAGPGRERRLNEYGQTVLRELAWVDEITGTCFACLDRFPVLVSVAALYFVAAIYCEERERAGLATPDDAFLLTDHPEYRAVADHIFRKGAGLPAADADAFAAEVRELLAPYNSCGLCDPDRCNMYPYTGSLSPLR; encoded by the coding sequence GTGACCCGATTCGACTGTGATCTCGCGATTCTCGGCTCCGGCTTCGGCGGCACGCTCCTCGCCATCATCGCCCAGAAGCTCGGACACTCGGTCGTACTCCTCGAACGCGGCCGGCACCCGCGGTTCGCCATCGGGGAATCGTCGACCCCGCTCGCCGACTTCAAGCTCGCGGACATCGCGAACCGGTTCGGGCTCGATTGGCTCCGCCCCTTCGCGAAGTACGGCCCCTGGAAAGCAACCAACCCACACTTACCGTGCGGTTTGAAGCGCGGGTTCAGCTTCTTCCGCCACGAGCGCGGGCAGCCGTTCACCCCGCGGGACGACAACGCGAACACCCTCATCGTCGCGGCCAGCCCGAACGACGAGACCGCGGACACGCACTGGTTCCGAGCAGACTTCGATTCGCACCTCGTCGATCGCGCGGTTGAGGCAGGCGTTCCGTACCTCGACAACCTGGAAACGCACGCGGTGCGCCACGACTCCCGCGGGTGGGAGCTAGACGGTACCCGGGGTGACGAAACCGTCGCGGTCCGCGCCGAAATGCTCATCGACGCGACCGGAACGGGGCAAGTGGTAGCCGGCGCACTCGGGATCGCACCGGTCGATCCCGCGCATCTCCGAGTCAAATCGCGGGCGTTGTATTCGCACTTCACCGGCGTCGCGCCCTGGCAATCCGTGCTCGAAGAACAGTACGGAACGGCCGCGACCGCCACGCACCCGTTTCCGTGTGACGCGGCCGCTCTCCACCAGATCATCGATAACGGCTGGATGTGGGTGCTCCGCTTCGAGAACGGCATCACCAGCGCAGGATTCTCCCTCGACCCCGGCGCCCACCCGATCGTACCCGGGGAGTCTCCCGAAGCCGAGTGGTCGCGGTTGTTGAACACGTACCCGTCACTCGCGCGGCAGTTCGCGCGGGCGGTGCCTGTGCGCCCGTTCGTGCGCACCGGCCGGTTGCAGCGCCGGCTCTCGCAAGCTGCGGGGCCGGACTGGGCGCTGCTCCCCCACGGGGCGGGTTTTCTGGACGCCTGGCTCAGCCCGGGCATCGCCCAAACGCTCTTCGCGGTCAACCGACTCGGGCGCATTTTGGCCGAAGAGCGCGCTGGTCCCGGGCGCGAACGCCGCCTGAACGAGTACGGCCAAACCGTTCTGCGGGAACTCGCGTGGGTGGACGAGATCACCGGGACGTGCTTCGCGTGCTTGGATCGGTTCCCGGTGCTTGTGTCGGTCGCGGCACTGTACTTCGTGGCCGCGATCTACTGCGAGGAGCGCGAGCGGGCCGGCCTCGCCACCCCCGACGATGCCTTCTTGCTGACCGATCACCCGGAATACCGTGCGGTCGCCGATCACATTTTCCGTAAGGGCGCCGGACTCCCCGCCGCGGACGCAGATGCGTTCGCGGCCGAGGTCCGTGAACTGCTCGCGCCGTACAATTCGTGCGGGTTGTGCGATCCCGACCGGTGCAACATGTACCCGTACACCGGCTCCCTCTCCCCGCTTCGTTGA
- a CDS encoding CRTAC1 family protein, whose protein sequence is MASYLHRHRSKLIAAVVVLLVAAGATAFFVWKRQTRLPNPGEPAYEQFVESFELGSAALDVDVWDVAETNLNKAVELVPQEPAARANRALLNFRTARLPEAERDLKEAERLAPDDPDIAKLRGVLEERGGRYTEAIASLRKATEKDRDDIQALFFLAQTIIKEQKPDSDAEYQRLLEQILAARPNNRYARLELLRAAVRRADRTAVKDVTARLKAEAPSWTFEGGDKIRAAFEEWEKASTGPLDDNALFALTPFANLYLAAPGYAQDATDINPRGGYRGYPLRTFLRLAPVRPSLAPADTELTFTTDALENAPAGRWTTAVPVWLTGEGNPVVFLAGASEVRRVGAPAALPALPAAPDGLVALDWNNDFRTDLFVASPKGVQFYEQGADGNFTEVTAKTKLPADILKGDFAAVLAADVDLDGDLDLLLARQTGAPVLLRNNLDGTFTAQPIFPEVDSGRAFAWADLDHDGAADAVVLDARGRLHVFANERSGVFKRWPVALPDAQYLTVNISDADDDGTFDLIALRADGAILRISDRNKRASWDVAELARWDNLAGAEPGSVRLLVADLDNNGAPDLIASRASGSAAWLGSGNGKFERLSATLPPNIVVTADLTGTGRLDLLALDANGSPTRSRNVGKKEYHWQCIRFRAAPGPAEGDNRINSFGICGEIEFRTGTHVVKRPITGPVSHFGLGTRTKCDVLRIQWPNGTPQIEFARAIDQTVVAEQRLKGSCPFLFTWNGERFVFVTDFMWSTPLGMYINAQNKGGFLQTTEWVKIRGDQLVPRDGHYEVRVNANLWETHYFDHLSLRLIDHPLGTELYVDERFALEPSKPAFHLTQPTRPVAQAWDHRGADVTSVVRAVDGEYLDRAGRGLYQGITNDHWVEVDLGADAPREGPVWLVAHGWIHPTDSSVNYALEQGQNTRPRALTLEVPDGKGGWKVARDKIGFPAGKNKSVLLRLDGLDGPGVARRFRLRTNMEIYWDALHYARGAGGDQITEKELHPTVADLRFRGIVAMTQANRSSPELPHYDQLVAEGQPWRDLIGYHTRFGDIRELLAKTDDRYAILTAGDEIVLRFAAQPDPPQGWKRDFVWVSDGWVKDGDLNTRFGKTVLPLPAHNMASYDVPPTTLENDPVYRRFRKDWDVFHTRYVTPDQYERGLRNFKRRGEQP, encoded by the coding sequence ATGGCTTCGTACTTACACCGGCACCGGTCGAAACTGATTGCCGCGGTCGTTGTTCTCCTCGTGGCGGCCGGGGCCACGGCGTTCTTCGTGTGGAAGCGTCAGACGCGCCTGCCGAATCCGGGTGAGCCGGCCTACGAACAGTTCGTTGAGTCGTTTGAACTCGGGAGCGCGGCCCTGGACGTAGACGTCTGGGACGTCGCGGAAACGAATCTCAACAAGGCCGTCGAGTTGGTCCCACAAGAACCCGCGGCCCGAGCGAATCGCGCGCTATTGAACTTCCGAACGGCCCGACTCCCGGAAGCCGAGCGCGACCTGAAAGAAGCGGAGCGCCTCGCCCCGGACGATCCCGACATCGCGAAGCTGCGCGGCGTACTGGAGGAGCGGGGTGGGCGGTACACCGAGGCCATCGCGAGCCTCCGCAAAGCGACCGAGAAGGACCGCGACGACATTCAAGCCCTGTTCTTCCTGGCCCAAACCATCATTAAGGAGCAGAAGCCCGATAGTGACGCCGAATACCAGCGGCTCCTGGAACAGATCCTCGCCGCCCGACCGAACAACCGGTACGCCCGACTCGAACTGTTACGTGCGGCCGTTCGGCGGGCCGATCGTACCGCAGTGAAAGATGTCACCGCGCGCCTGAAGGCAGAAGCTCCGAGCTGGACCTTTGAAGGCGGCGACAAGATCCGCGCTGCCTTTGAAGAATGGGAAAAGGCATCAACCGGGCCACTTGATGACAACGCGCTATTTGCACTCACCCCGTTCGCGAACCTGTACCTCGCGGCACCGGGGTACGCACAGGACGCAACAGACATTAATCCTCGCGGGGGGTACCGCGGGTACCCGCTCCGAACGTTCCTCCGGCTCGCTCCGGTCCGTCCGTCATTGGCCCCGGCCGATACCGAACTGACATTCACGACCGACGCCCTGGAAAACGCACCCGCGGGGCGCTGGACCACGGCCGTTCCGGTCTGGCTCACGGGCGAGGGGAACCCCGTCGTATTTTTGGCGGGTGCCAGCGAAGTGCGGCGCGTTGGGGCACCGGCCGCGCTGCCCGCTCTCCCGGCCGCACCTGACGGTCTTGTTGCGCTCGACTGGAACAACGACTTCCGCACCGACCTCTTCGTCGCCAGTCCCAAGGGAGTGCAGTTCTACGAGCAGGGGGCGGACGGCAATTTCACCGAAGTGACTGCAAAAACGAAACTCCCCGCGGACATACTCAAAGGCGATTTCGCAGCTGTACTCGCTGCCGACGTTGATCTGGACGGCGATCTGGACCTCCTTCTCGCGCGACAAACGGGCGCACCGGTGCTGCTCCGCAACAACCTGGACGGCACGTTCACCGCGCAACCGATCTTCCCCGAGGTCGATAGCGGGCGCGCGTTCGCCTGGGCCGACCTCGACCACGACGGGGCCGCCGACGCCGTGGTGCTCGACGCACGCGGGCGGTTACACGTTTTCGCCAACGAGCGCTCGGGGGTGTTCAAGCGCTGGCCAGTCGCTCTGCCGGATGCCCAGTACCTGACCGTGAACATTTCGGACGCCGACGATGACGGCACCTTCGATCTCATCGCCCTGCGCGCAGACGGTGCGATTCTCCGGATCTCGGACCGAAACAAGCGTGCGTCGTGGGACGTTGCCGAACTCGCGCGATGGGACAATTTGGCCGGCGCCGAACCGGGTTCCGTCCGCCTGTTGGTTGCAGATCTCGACAACAACGGCGCCCCGGACCTGATCGCGTCGCGTGCATCGGGCAGTGCGGCGTGGTTAGGTTCCGGGAACGGAAAATTCGAGCGCCTGTCCGCGACTCTTCCCCCGAACATCGTTGTGACTGCGGACCTCACAGGGACCGGCCGACTCGACTTACTCGCGCTCGACGCAAACGGGAGCCCCACCCGGAGCCGCAACGTCGGCAAGAAGGAGTACCACTGGCAGTGCATTCGGTTCCGCGCAGCCCCCGGCCCGGCCGAGGGTGACAACCGCATCAACTCCTTCGGGATCTGCGGGGAAATCGAGTTCCGGACCGGTACTCACGTCGTGAAGCGCCCGATCACTGGTCCCGTGAGCCACTTCGGATTGGGTACCCGAACAAAGTGCGACGTGCTCCGCATCCAATGGCCCAACGGCACCCCGCAAATCGAGTTCGCGCGCGCCATCGACCAAACTGTGGTCGCCGAACAGCGATTGAAAGGGTCGTGCCCGTTCCTCTTCACCTGGAACGGCGAACGGTTCGTCTTCGTCACCGACTTCATGTGGAGCACCCCGCTCGGCATGTACATCAACGCCCAGAATAAGGGCGGGTTCCTCCAAACGACCGAGTGGGTGAAGATCCGCGGCGACCAGCTCGTCCCGCGCGACGGGCACTACGAGGTCCGCGTGAACGCCAACCTCTGGGAAACGCACTACTTCGATCACCTATCACTGCGCTTGATCGACCACCCTCTCGGTACAGAACTGTATGTGGACGAGCGGTTCGCCCTCGAACCGTCCAAGCCCGCGTTCCACCTCACACAGCCGACCCGCCCCGTGGCCCAGGCGTGGGACCACCGCGGCGCGGACGTGACGTCCGTCGTGCGCGCGGTCGACGGCGAGTACCTGGACCGCGCCGGGCGCGGGCTGTACCAGGGCATCACGAACGACCACTGGGTCGAGGTCGATCTGGGGGCCGACGCCCCGCGCGAGGGACCGGTCTGGCTCGTCGCGCACGGATGGATTCACCCGACCGACAGTTCGGTGAACTACGCACTCGAACAGGGGCAGAACACGCGCCCGCGTGCGCTAACGCTGGAAGTGCCCGACGGTAAAGGCGGCTGGAAAGTGGCCCGCGACAAGATCGGCTTCCCGGCCGGGAAGAACAAGAGCGTGCTCCTGCGGCTCGATGGCCTGGATGGGCCGGGCGTCGCGCGCCGGTTCAGGCTCCGCACGAACATGGAAATCTACTGGGACGCGCTACACTACGCGCGCGGCGCCGGTGGTGACCAGATCACCGAGAAGGAGCTGCACCCCACTGTTGCGGACCTGCGGTTCCGTGGTATCGTGGCTATGACGCAGGCCAATCGCAGTTCGCCCGAGTTGCCCCATTACGATCAACTCGTAGCCGAGGGGCAACCGTGGCGCGATCTGATCGGCTACCACACCCGGTTCGGGGACATCCGCGAGCTACTCGCAAAGACCGACGACCGGTACGCGATCCTGACCGCGGGCGACGAAATCGTCCTGCGGTTCGCGGCACAGCCCGACCCGCCGCAGGGCTGGAAACGGGACTTCGTTTGGGTCAGCGACGGCTGGGTGAAGGACGGCGACCTCAACACGCGGTTCGGGAAGACGGTGCTGCCGCTCCCGGCGCACAACATGGCGAGCTACGACGTGCCGCCGACCACGCTGGAAAACGACCCGGTGTACCGACGGTTCCGTAAGGACTGGGACGTCTTCCACACGCGGTACGTGACCCCGGACCAGTACGAACGCGGGCTCCGGAACTTCAAGCGCCGAGGGGAACAGCCGTGA
- a CDS encoding CRTAC1 family protein, with protein sequence MNAIKQLIVTVAFIGMLVLVVVLNRSDRPSEDNLGADESLKRYGFHLAESSKQCGINFQHESPVLDPKFNHIMPVVAAMGAAVSIVDFDGDDLLDLYVVNSKEGKSNHLYRNRGDGTFEDVAGAMGVADLNRAGTGACMGAIWADMDNDGYPDLFVYKWGKPELFRNKQGKGFERVTDRAGLPRWVNANSACWLDYDRDGLPDLFVAGYWPENVDLWNLETTKVMPESFEYAKNGGRKYLLRNRGDGAFEDVTEKVGIKSTRWTLGVVAADLCGTGYPDLVLANDYGVSEFFANKGGERFEEVGEETGIGLSPKSGMNASLGDVLNKGQLAVYISNITEAGNLVQGNNLWVPAGKTPNGRPRYLNQAGSLNVELGGWSWGAKFGDLNNDGRLDLYLTNGYISSAKGKSYWYDYGKIAGGLKGLIREAQYWPPIGDQSLSGYQQKCLWINRGGSFTDVGTAVGVTDTFDGRAVALGDLFNRGVVDVAVANQSGPLLLYKNTVAPGRDWVQFALTGGARPGREKGWSNRSAIGAQVRLSWRQGTGPLQEQLQVITAGDGYASQNMFRLHFGLGTDAKIEKADVIWPSGRTQTIHSPKSGIIHRVEESGP encoded by the coding sequence GTGAACGCGATCAAGCAACTCATCGTGACCGTCGCGTTCATCGGCATGCTGGTGCTGGTGGTCGTACTGAACCGCTCCGACCGACCTTCCGAGGACAACCTCGGAGCGGACGAATCGCTCAAGCGCTACGGGTTCCACCTGGCCGAGTCCTCGAAACAGTGCGGGATCAACTTCCAGCACGAATCCCCGGTCCTCGATCCGAAGTTCAACCACATCATGCCCGTTGTCGCGGCGATGGGCGCGGCCGTCTCGATCGTCGATTTCGACGGGGACGATCTGCTCGATCTGTACGTGGTCAACAGCAAGGAGGGGAAGTCGAACCACCTGTACCGCAACCGCGGCGACGGGACGTTCGAGGACGTGGCCGGCGCGATGGGCGTGGCCGATCTGAACCGCGCCGGTACCGGCGCGTGCATGGGCGCGATCTGGGCGGACATGGACAACGACGGCTACCCGGACCTGTTCGTCTACAAGTGGGGCAAGCCCGAACTGTTCCGCAACAAGCAGGGTAAGGGGTTCGAGCGCGTCACCGACCGGGCCGGGCTGCCGCGGTGGGTGAACGCGAACTCCGCGTGCTGGCTCGATTACGACCGGGACGGGTTACCGGACCTGTTCGTCGCCGGGTACTGGCCCGAGAACGTCGACTTGTGGAACCTGGAAACGACCAAGGTGATGCCCGAATCGTTCGAGTACGCCAAAAACGGCGGGCGGAAGTACCTGCTGCGGAACCGCGGGGACGGCGCGTTCGAGGACGTGACGGAGAAGGTCGGCATCAAGAGCACCCGTTGGACGCTCGGCGTGGTCGCGGCCGATTTGTGCGGCACGGGGTACCCGGACCTCGTACTCGCGAACGACTATGGCGTCTCCGAGTTCTTCGCCAACAAGGGCGGGGAACGGTTCGAGGAAGTCGGCGAGGAGACGGGCATCGGGTTGTCCCCGAAGAGTGGGATGAACGCGAGTCTGGGGGACGTGCTCAACAAGGGCCAACTCGCGGTCTACATCTCCAACATCACCGAGGCCGGGAATCTCGTTCAGGGTAACAACTTGTGGGTACCGGCGGGGAAGACACCCAACGGACGCCCCCGTTACCTCAATCAAGCCGGGTCGCTAAACGTCGAGCTGGGAGGCTGGAGTTGGGGTGCCAAGTTCGGCGACCTGAACAACGACGGTCGGCTCGATCTGTACTTGACCAACGGCTACATCTCATCGGCGAAGGGGAAGAGCTACTGGTACGATTACGGCAAAATCGCGGGCGGTCTGAAGGGGCTGATCCGTGAGGCTCAGTACTGGCCCCCGATCGGGGATCAGAGCCTCAGCGGGTACCAACAGAAGTGTTTGTGGATCAATCGCGGTGGCAGTTTCACGGACGTGGGCACCGCGGTCGGGGTCACGGACACGTTCGACGGCCGGGCCGTTGCACTGGGGGACTTGTTCAACCGCGGCGTCGTGGACGTCGCCGTCGCTAACCAAAGCGGTCCGCTCCTGCTTTACAAGAACACCGTGGCCCCGGGCCGCGACTGGGTCCAGTTCGCTCTCACGGGCGGCGCCCGCCCCGGGCGCGAAAAAGGGTGGAGCAACCGTAGCGCCATCGGCGCCCAAGTGCGCCTGTCGTGGCGCCAGGGAACCGGGCCGCTCCAGGAACAGCTCCAGGTCATCACCGCGGGCGACGGCTACGCCTCGCAGAACATGTTCCGCCTGCACTTCGGCCTCGGAACCGACGCCAAGATCGAAAAAGCCGACGTCATCTGGCCCTCGGGCCGCACCCAGACGATTCATTCTCCGAAGTCCGGCATTATCCATCGCGTCGAGGAATCTGGACCATGA
- a CDS encoding ABC transporter ATP-binding protein — MSDAVGAGEGAALRARAVGKTFAATEGARVVALDRVALDVGAGELVSLVGPSGCGKSTLLRLVAGLDLPTEGELWVGSELITGPSAERGVVFQDPSLFPWLTIRRNIESGLVARGVLRSQRHEVDEYLRLVGLEGFANSYPHQLSGGMAQRAALARALINHPRVLLLDEPLGALDQFTRMRMQDEILRMWQARGTTMLLVTHDIDEALYLSDRIAVMTPRPGRIDRILDVDLPRPRQRNDRRFLEHRARLLELLHLTGGIEEPLAPGV; from the coding sequence GTGAGTGACGCGGTCGGGGCGGGAGAGGGCGCGGCCCTCCGCGCTCGTGCGGTGGGTAAGACGTTCGCCGCCACCGAGGGCGCCCGCGTGGTCGCACTCGACCGGGTGGCGCTCGATGTCGGGGCCGGCGAACTGGTGTCGCTGGTCGGGCCGAGCGGGTGCGGGAAGTCCACGCTTTTGCGCCTAGTCGCGGGACTGGACCTACCGACCGAGGGCGAACTGTGGGTTGGCTCGGAATTGATCACCGGGCCGAGCGCCGAACGCGGGGTCGTGTTTCAAGACCCGAGTTTGTTCCCCTGGTTGACGATCCGGCGCAACATCGAGTCTGGCCTGGTGGCCCGCGGGGTACTCCGGAGCCAGCGGCACGAAGTGGACGAGTACCTGCGGCTCGTCGGACTAGAGGGGTTCGCGAACTCTTACCCGCACCAACTATCCGGCGGGATGGCACAGCGCGCGGCACTGGCCCGGGCGCTCATCAACCACCCCCGGGTGCTGCTGCTCGACGAGCCGCTCGGCGCGCTCGACCAGTTCACCCGGATGCGCATGCAGGACGAGATTCTGCGGATGTGGCAGGCACGCGGGACGACGATGCTCCTCGTGACCCACGACATTGATGAGGCCCTGTACCTCAGTGACCGGATCGCGGTCATGACCCCGCGCCCGGGCCGGATCGACCGCATTCTGGACGTCGACCTCCCGCGCCCGCGGCAGCGCAACGACCGCCGGTTTCTCGAACACCGCGCCCGGCTCCTCGAACTACTCCACCTCACCGGCGGAATCGAGGAACCGCTCGCCCCGGGCGTGTAG
- a CDS encoding ABC transporter permease: MASNLADPQAGVAVPVVARSGIGTVSPTFQVLSPVLVAAAALAVHRFLPAEQLAPLTWLDSLPAWRQPYPVALVLVALGAAFVALAQAAVPALRGVVRHNAPLVAGAVGVAAVWELVTTKLNWLHQPFFPGPNEVLGGMIEDRAILIESAWHSLQLLLAGYAVGATAGLVTGIAVGWFPRVRYWAMPALKFIGPIPATALIPLVMTIWKDSFTCAVALIGFAVWFPMTILTSSGIANVRLSYLDVARTLGAGRFYLIFRVALPAAMPNIFIGLFMGLGASFLTLIVAETAGVPAGLGWYLSWQKGYMEYAKMYGALALSAVFFSTLMTLLFQARDRVLKWQKGVIKW, translated from the coding sequence ATGGCCTCGAACCTCGCCGACCCCCAGGCGGGTGTTGCCGTGCCGGTTGTTGCCCGATCCGGTATCGGTACTGTTAGCCCGACGTTCCAGGTTCTTTCCCCGGTTCTCGTTGCTGCCGCGGCGTTGGCCGTTCACCGGTTCCTTCCCGCCGAACAGCTCGCGCCTCTCACATGGCTGGACTCCCTCCCGGCGTGGCGCCAGCCGTATCCCGTGGCTCTGGTCCTGGTTGCGCTGGGGGCCGCGTTTGTCGCGCTCGCGCAAGCCGCGGTCCCGGCGCTGCGGGGAGTGGTGCGCCACAACGCGCCGCTCGTGGCCGGCGCGGTCGGCGTCGCGGCCGTGTGGGAACTCGTGACGACGAAGCTGAACTGGCTCCACCAGCCGTTCTTCCCTGGCCCGAACGAGGTGCTCGGGGGGATGATCGAGGACCGCGCGATCCTGATCGAGAGCGCGTGGCACTCGCTCCAGTTGCTCCTCGCCGGGTACGCGGTCGGAGCCACTGCGGGACTGGTTACGGGTATCGCCGTGGGCTGGTTCCCGCGTGTGCGGTACTGGGCCATGCCCGCGCTCAAGTTTATCGGTCCGATCCCCGCCACCGCGCTCATCCCGCTCGTGATGACCATCTGGAAGGATTCGTTCACGTGCGCGGTCGCGCTGATCGGGTTCGCGGTCTGGTTCCCGATGACCATCCTCACGTCGTCGGGTATCGCCAACGTGCGCCTGTCGTACCTCGACGTCGCGCGGACGCTCGGGGCCGGCCGGTTCTACCTGATCTTCCGCGTCGCGCTTCCCGCCGCGATGCCGAACATCTTCATCGGCCTGTTCATGGGGCTGGGAGCCTCGTTCCTGACGCTCATCGTCGCCGAAACCGCCGGTGTGCCCGCAGGCCTCGGGTGGTACCTGAGCTGGCAGAAGGGGTACATGGAGTACGCGAAGATGTACGGCGCTCTGGCGCTCAGCGCGGTGTTCTTCTCGACCCTGATGACGCTGCTGTTTCAAGCACGCGACCGGGTTCTGAAGTGGCAAAAGGGAGTCATCAAGTGGTGA